The nucleotide window GggtatcaaaaatattttacagaaatgtgTAACTGCACATTTGCATTTCCCAgatgaggaaaataaatcaaCGTAGACTTTTGATTTCACAAAAATTATAACATTTACATGGTCTCCAAGAGTGCTTCCGTGACATATTTAGAATAAGCCAAAAATCACATTAACTAGACCACAATGATTTTATCAATCTGTTTCAGAACGGCCCAGGTATTTTGATGTCAAACTGAAGATCTTATCTAATATCATCTTTAATTAGATTCAGCTTTTGATTCCATTTATCcccttttaacatttttattcatgAGATGTATTTAAGACGCTATTTCTATCAAGTTTTCTGAGATTCTGTCTTTTCATTTAGCAGCTCAGGACAAAAGCAGGAGTCCACCTTAACAAACAGTGTACAGAATGACACTACAAGACTTCAAAGCAACTGcactcctttctcctctctcttgACAGCAGATCTGTTAAACACTCATAAACTGCAGCTGAAATGAAGCTCACATTTACTACTGCATTCCTTCCAATTCCACCAACTTCCTTCTACTAACCCAAAGGGGAACGAGCAGGTTTTTACACGCCTATGTTGTTTTCCTATtgtgaaatgtcatttttggCCTTGAGAACAGGTTACCCAGGCCGAGGGAGGCCTGCTCGGGCCAgggggctgtcccagcactcCTGATCTTTGCTCGCATCCTTCTCGGCTCATTCCTGCCATTTTCCACCCTGTTCGGCTGGCACTCAGTCCTGCGTTCATGGCACAAGAGGCACACAGTGCCTCTCCTCCCGTTTCCACGTGTGAAATGTTATTTATAGTGTAAGGTACATTCCCTACAGCTGAACCCGCATCTTCAGCGGGGCTCTGCATGACGGGAGTGCCTTTCTATAATaacatattttatttgtgtACACCGAGAATGAGGATTCTGCGTGGATTTGTCACCTCTTCTTCTACCTGAATTAATCATTTACACATTATTCGCTTAATGCTAGCAGGTTACGGGGAAAACTGGTATGAAATGGGGAGTGATGATAGAGATGCAGATGCCCACAGTGCCAGACCACattgaggaagaaaaattccCGGGTTTTATTAGGAATGGATGACGATACTGGGCCACGCAGGAGGCGAGGGAAGGAGGGGTTCCCCGATGTCTCCCTGTGAGGGGTCCCGGCTGCGGGGAGGGCTGAGTCGTGAGGGAGGGCTCTGTATAGCCACAGTAACAGGATGCGGGGGCGCGCTCACGTAATCCTCCCTGCGCGCGGGCCCCGAGCGGCACCGCCCCGGTACCTGCTGCAGGCGGAGGAGCGAGGCCAGCGCGGGCGGCAGGTGCAGGAAGCAGTCGCGGGTCCCGCTCAGGACGacggtggcggcggcggcggctccacCGGGGTCGCCACAGCCCCACATGGCCGCTGCGACCGGCCGGCCCTGCGCGCCCGCTCCGCCCGGGCACGGGCCCTCCTACcccgggcgggcgcggggggtAATGCTCCCTGCCACCCTCGGGGCAGTGGTACAGCCCACTGCCGGCCAATGCGGGCGCGGCATTTCCTCGCTGCCCGCCTCTGATTGGCTCCTTCGCTGCGGACCGCGGCTCCTCCTCCCCGCCGCACGGGGGGGAGGCAATGGGGGCTGCGCGCCGCGGGGGGCGGTGGGAAGATGGCGGCCGGCAGCAGCGGTGGCCCGGGCGCTCCGTGCCGGCACCACGCGCAGCTGGGAGCCTGCGAGTCGCGCGCCAAGTACCGCGAGGGGTGGCGGCCGCGCGCCGTGaaggtgctggggaggggcGGTGTCGGGCGGAGCCGCTTcgggtgaggggctggggggcggCCGGGCCTGCGCTGGAGTCCCGCGGCTCCCcggaagggagagagggaggccCTGGGCCTCGCCTGCTGCGCGGCCGGAGCTTCTCGTTACCGCAGCAGAACTGGGAGTTTTGGGTCTCTCTGTGTGCGCTCAGTGTACAGCGAGCTGTAGCGGCACCTTAAAGGGTTGGCGTGAGAAAGGAAGCGCTaaggttggagaagacctttaagatcatgaAGTCCAACCCCCATCTGTTTCCAGCCTCTTGTCAGGAGTTGTAGAGAGCGATGAGGACCCCCCGAACCATCTTTTTTCCAACCTGAGCCCCCCCCCCAGCTCgctgagctgctcctcatcagacctGTGACGCTTCACCAGCTCCGCTGCCCTTCTCTGGCCCGCTCCACCTCAGTGTCGTGGAGAGAGAGGCCCTGAGCTGAACCCAGGATTCGAGGTGTGGTCTCACCAGTGCTGGAATAATGGCTACTGCGTGCCCACACACATAAGGGACATCTCTTTCACTATTGCCACCTTCTTGTAAAATTTCAAACCCTCCATAATTCATGAAGTCTCAAAGCTATAAAACTATTAAGTTCTTTTATTCCAAGTGTACACAGTGGGGCAGAGGACAGAGAGCCTTGTGCATCCACAGAGCTCTGGCCAGCACAGGCATCCAGCAGATGGATGGGCACTGCAGGAGAAACAGTATGGATGTCCCAAGTGTGGAAAAAACCTTATTGGAATCTTTTATTCCTGGACAAGAAAGAGGTAGAAGGATGAACCTTCCCAAAAAAACCAGTCACATAGTGAAAGCATCAGGTTCCTTCAATCCCTTGTTCCCAAAATAATGTAGGTGGGAGTGTGCTGCTGCTACAAGAAAACTTCTGTGACCTGCCTGCCGAGACTTTTATAGCGGAAGTTTCAGAGTTGATTTCCCAAGCAGTTCCCACTTTGTCcagaatatgttttttttttaaagaaatatgtaTAACTTATGCAGTCTAAACAtttgtggtttggatttttgttttttttttaacaaacccAGAATAAATTTCCTTTGATCTCAGGGATGAGCTACCTAGCTGCTCTTGTACATAGTGAGCCATCAAAAAGCTTTGCTTAGAGTCTGTTATGTGACAGTCACAAAGCAGAAGAGAatggttggtttggtttttaaccTGCTTGGAGAAGACCTTCTTTCTCTCAGCATCCAGATTTTATCTGTGTGTCTTAAAAATGTACGCCGTTGGATCACCATGGGAAGTAgacagctctgcacacacaggATTTGCCCCAGGGAATTGTGGTAATTGTTTTTTAACTCCCTGTGTggaaaaaagcagttttcctcACTTGCACGACTTCTTTGCCTATGAAGAAGAcctatttttcagtgtttttttctgtattttgacaGTAACTCCTATGAACTGGTTATTAGTACATCTTGCATGGAAGTTGGCCAGAGATGTAAGAGGTTTTACTCAGGAACTGGCAGTAGTACTCTGTGCAGAAAAGTCAAGTCTCATTGGTATTTTACTATGCATGAGAGGCATGAGTTCAGCTCTTACTCAGTGATGAAGAGGTCCCAAATAACCATGCACTTACTGCCCTGCAAAACAGAGTACATAGGGGTTTTCAGCATCCTGAGAGGATttggaggaaaacagagaaCATGGAGAAAATGCATGCCTTTTCCAATAAAGCAAGAATGGGAATGGTTTTGAATagtctttgtttttgtttttttcaggtttaCACTATCAACTTGGAATCTCGCTATTTACTTATACAAGGAGTTCCTGCATTAGGTGTTATGAAGGAGTTAGTTGAACAATTTGCATTATATGGTGCCATTGAGGAATACCATGCTCTAGATGAATATCCAGCAGAGCAGTTTACTGAAGTGTACCTTGTAAAATTCAAAAAACTGCAGTGTGCAAGGTATTGGACAGGGCAATATCTGCCTCTTGCTGTCTTAATCATTTACACCTTCTATACTTGCAATGTGTTAAGTAAAATCCTCAGTTTTGTTGATAGACTTTAATTCCCTTCAGggtggcaaagaaaaaaatggatgaaCGAAGTTTCTTTGGTAGTTTGCTGCATGTGTGCTATGCTCCAGAATTTGAAACAGTCCAAGAAACTAGAGAGAAGTTACAGGACAGAAGAAAGTATATAGCAAAAGCAACAAATCAAAGAGGTTCGTGATTAAATTTTCTATAGAATCCTGACTAAATTTCCTGTAAAATTTTAATGTTCTTCAGGACTGGGTGGGATTTTAGCTAAAGTGCCTgttaaagaaaacactttttaccTACCTCTTTTAAAGGTGTTATAGTGTGTTGACAGTGGCCAtatgccaggcacccaccaaagctgctcacTTACTGCCCTCCACAAactggacagaggagagaaaatttaacaaatggttcatgggttgagataaggatcAGGAGAGAGATCACTTATCAAATACCATCAAGGCAAAACAAGGTCTACTTGGAGAcataaagtgaatttattactaacaaaatcaaagcaggataatgagaagtaaaacaagCCCTTACAAACACCTTCCTGCCTTCTCAGGTCTACCCCCTACCCCAGCAGTGcaaggggacagggaatgggggttatggtcagttcatcacccatggcttctcctgctgctcaagGAGAGGAGTTGTTCCCCTGCTGCACCGTGGGGTGGCACGGGAGGCAGTTCTCTGTGAACCTCTCCAACATGAGCTTGTCtcatgagcagcagctccccctcCCATGGGAACAGTCCTGCCCagactgctgcagtgtgggtcaCTCCTCCACGGGGTGCAGCCCttcaaggtcaggctgctccagcctgggagcagggccccTCTCCACGGGTCTCCcacaggatcacagcctcctcccagGCATCCACGTGCTCCGGCCTGGGGCTCCTCCACGGGCTGTGGTGGATCCCTGCATCCCCACggccctccatgggctgcaggggcacagctgcctcaccatggccGGCACCACGGCCTGAGGGGAATCTCGGCTCCAgcgcctggagcacctcctgcccctcctgcacTGACCTcggtgtctgcagggctgtttttcTCACGTTCTcgctctgctcttctctggccGTAGTTACAACTGTGCAACcacttgtttattttccttcttaaatctgttaCCACAGAGGTGTCACCACCATTTCCAATCGGCCTGGCCTTGCCCAGTGGCACATCCATCTTCGGAGCCACCAGGaactggctctgctggacatggtgaAAGaatctggcagcttctcacaaaaGCCAACCCTGTAGCCGCCCTGCTACAAAAAATCGGGCCATGCACACCcaatacagaaacattttaactATATTTACAGGGAGACATCTGTCAGTGTGTAGAGAACTATATccttttcaaagtaattttttggcTTTGATTATgactaaaataatgaaatgatTAACCTGTAATAATGAAGTATTTccttcacttttctttcaaaatgttaCCAGAAATTTAAAGCACTGGCAGGAAATTTGGGATCACACTTTCACCCTTGTTCCAGCCTCCTCAGGCATGCCAAAGGGACAGTTTTGGAAGGAATAGGACTATACcagaaccttaaaaaaaaattctctggcCTACATCTTTGCACTGGGGGAATGTTAAGAATGGACTGTGTTTACAAAGGCTCCTGTACCACAGAGTTCCCAGGCAGTGCTGAAGGCTGGGCAAGCTGAGGAATGAGCAAATGGCTGAGCACAAGCTTCTCCTTTCTTGTGCTCACATACTTGGGTATCGTTATTCATTGTGTGAGGATTTCTAAAGGGAGTAAACCCACTGATTTTTAACATCAAAGCGTCTGGGTTTTTATTATAAACCAGCAAAGGCACTAGACTGGAAAACTGGTTTGAAAGTTGAATTTGTTATATTTGAAGCTTGAAAATAATCACAGAAAGGTAGCTGGGAATCAAATATCACTGGTATTGTTCCTGCATTTATATCAAAAGTTTTGTTCTTGGCTATTAGAACTAATAATGACATGAAATAATGAAGGTgcttctttgttgttgttttaaagaTTGCTTTGTGTTAAAGAAAGTAGAAGGCCCTAAGAAGACAGCCTCAAAGAACTCTGAGCATGACTGTTCATGGAGTACATCGGGATCAAGTATAGCCATGAACTGGGATCCATCCTGCTTTGCAAGTTCTCCTGGGGTATCCCACAACACAGCATATCCATCTGGGAATCAGAATCAGAGCCTGTTAACATCTCCACACTATGATAACAATTGTACTGAAATTTCTGGGTACTTTGGTCAAAACACATCTTTAACTCCAAGTGTACATCCAGGAGTGTACACTCCACCAGCTTCCTTAATGCAGCAAAGAATGGTTCCAGCTTGCAATGGAATTGATAGGTTTATGCCACGTACAACTCACCTACAAGAACgtaagaggaagagagaagaaggaaacaagTTTTCCCTCATTGGAACAAGTGAGGACAATACTGAAGTTGTTATTGGTCCACAACTACCAGAAATACCTAAAGTGGATATGGATGATGAGTCTTTGAATACTTCAGCTACATTAATTCgaaataaactgaaagaggTATGGGTTCTTAAAGTTCTGATAGTTCAAACATAGGTGCTGGTTATCTATAAAAATAGTGACTGTCTGATAGCTTTATTCAGCATTTACTCATTATCAGTTTATCCGCCATTTAAAGCTAGTGCTCTTACTATTTAACTTTTCCACAATCTAGAATATTGCAGGCAATTCTACTCCAGATCTCTTACACTACACTTGAGAAAATGTAAATGTCAGTGCATGTTCTTACATGATTTTCAGtaaactacttttattttctccacaTGTGAAGGCATGATAGTTTTGTAGGTAGTCCTGCTGACTCCAGTGTGCTACTTGTATCTggtttctgaaaggaaaataatggaagTCAGAGTTCAATGTAATTTTGCTCCAACATTTCTTATGCCATtaaaagcagtacagaatcaCTAATTCCATGCTGAGAAGCATGTGTTAATCTATATATCCTTTTATGGAGGATATTAATCAATTAGCAGGTCAAACATTTCTGATAGAACATTTCATTTACATTAAGATATGAAAAAGCTCCCTTGACTAACTAGATTGATTTGAAAGCACATATCTTATAAATAAGCACTCTTTATATTAAATACCTTTCTAAAATACAAGTCAAAATAcatgtttctgcttttcctttgtttcctgaAATATGTGATTTTATAAAGCACATTAAACCTTGCTTAAAAACACCTGTTAGGAAGAAGGGAGATGACATATGTAATACTGTATCACTGACTATCTGAAATCAATTTGTGTAGTTAAATACACAAATGGTAGGGCTGAATCTTCTAAGTTTCACCTCTTTTGTGTTTAATGCTGCCTTTGGTGCTACTTTCTTCCTCTAGTCAGCAGGAAAATTCAATACAAGTGTGATGATAGTAATAAATCCCTCCCAATACCCAAATCTTGGAGATGTGGCCTTACTCTAAAATGAGCATAAAAAAGTAACGGTTACAGGTTACTAATTTTTTGTCCCCTCCAATTTAGGTAGCAGATTCTGTTTCAACGTCTGTGGAAAAACcagagagcagctcagccaAACCAGTTGTAAAGCAGAGAAGAAGAATATAGATACTGCTGGCAGTATCTTCCAACAGTCCTTTTGTAAagaatatagtttaaaatatgtattttttaatgtaaaaaataaaactttctttaTACTGTATTTCCCAGTGATTCCCTGTTAAAAATTGTGTCATTTTGTTACTTGGAATGAAGAAACCAATATACTGTATTATTGTTGCAGTGTTGTCCTGTGTACCTCCTATTGTAACGTATTTTATATAACTCACAGAAAACTCTATTTAGGTAGAGTTACAGAAGTAAATTCATTTATTCTATAGATTTAACAGCAAAGGAATACTGAAGCTTAGGAGCAACTTGAAATATGACTGGCTTTACTATATCACGAAGAATGGTGAAGATGAAGACCCCTTTTAACAGAATTCAGCAGTGGAGTTACAACTTGGAGTTACTATTCAGGAATTTCCCGGAAAATTTTCTGTTCAAATGACATACtgctctgttaaaaaaaaaaaaaaaaattaattttcagttaacTAAAGGATTTCTATTTAGTCAGAAAAGGTACTGAACTGAAATGTGTATGCAGTAAAGACTCTCTCTTGCTTTTTAGCTTAGAAAAGGTAAAGCCATAGCATTAATGGTGTCATCACCAGCAGACCAGTCAGAATATTCAAAGTTATAGTtgaaggagaaattaaaattttaactgCTCAGCAGTAGGAGTGTGTCACCAAGGAATGATCTGGCATGGAGGGCAAGAAGGCCCAGCTGCAGAATGAGATAAACTGGATGGAAACAGGAATGCTAGAGACTGGGATGACCATGTACAGGACTGAAATTTCCCTTAGTGATGAGATTAATATCTGCAGCATTGTGCTGCAACAACCCTGAAGTGGGAGTGCTCAGGGGCCACCTTTGGATAGCAGAACTGGCACTGAGAGGATGAACTCAACATTGGCTTAAGATACCCTGACATTCACAGGATTGGTGCAAGTGTCTGTAAGGAACTGGCTTGTGCAGTTCTTTTTGAACTCAAGGTTAATGTACCTTTATGTCTGGCAAACATGGTCCAAAGGCTTCTAAGAGAAGGTTTTCATCTCTGACTGCTTTTTCAAAGTCCATAAAAGAAAGCTTGCCATCACGATCATGGTCCTGCAAAAGGAAGGGAACACTTCAGCATAAGATTATTACCTGTAGTTTTGTTTAACAGGTGTTTAAAGAACATGGATTCTATTTTTAGTTAGATTTGCAAATTTGGCATCTTCAGTTTATGCTCAGAAAAGATTTGTGTGACTTGCCTCTACCTAAGGCAAAAGGGTGAGattgaaaaattgaaaagatGGTCTTAAATAAAAGGAGTTGGGATGTAAGACCTGGTTTGAAGTGAAAATTTTTGACCACCACCATGTAAGAGGAGAGTATATATCTTGATTTGATTGAAGTATTGACAGAATGTCCCCAGATGCTCTGATATTCTAGATTAAGCACTGTAAGACAAGCTTCACACTAATAACCTTGAGTTTACTATTCTAATAGAATACATACGAATAAATAGGATAAAGACATTTCATGATCAGTTGATAAAACACAAATATACTTAAAAATGAAGCTACTGCAGATGCCTGTACTGATGGAATAAATGCAGCTTACACTTTTGAGTTTTCCACTTCTGACTGGGCTTTTGCTTTGAGTGGGCATGCATAGATGTATATGCACATACATACCTGCTAGTTTATACATAAAGTTTACAGTACATTCACATactaaattaattatttcatatgAGAATACTGGACTGGGACTCATTAGATCTCATATATTTCTGGCTTTCCTCAGGAGACTTGCAAAATCCTACTGTAAATAAGATACCTTATTTTGTTACCTCATAGAAAGGTTTTAAGTGTTGGTTAGTGAATGTTTGAAAGACCCTCAAGTATCACAGTAAGTAAGTACTTGCCATTTTCTTCAGTGCTATCTCTACCAAGTCCTTAACTCCCTCATCAGGCTCTTCATCTGCTGGTTGTATGAGAAGGCTGTGTTTCAGCATTTGAAACATTTCCTCTTTCGAAATGTATCCATCACCATTCAGGTCATAAACAGCAAAACAGtcttttgaaatacaaataaatatgaagTTGATTACAAACTATAATCACGTACCATTCAAGTTGTTACCTATATACAGAAAGTGTGAGCTGTACATTATCAACTGAGCCAAATTTATCATACATATGCTGAAACACTCCTGGCAAACACTTGTGACAGACAGCACTGCATCACTATACACTAGCATCTTCTATAGTGCTTGCAGCAGGAATGTATGTTTTACTGTTTGTGGTTGTACTGACATGCTGAATTACAACCTGGGCACACATCCTAATTCTGTGACA belongs to Vidua macroura isolate BioBank_ID:100142 chromosome 1, ASM2450914v1, whole genome shotgun sequence and includes:
- the RBM48 gene encoding RNA-binding protein 48 isoform X3, which gives rise to MRGRAHVILPARGPRAAPPRYLLQAEERGQRGRQVYTINLESRYLLIQGVPALGVMKELVEQFALYGAIEEYHALDEYPAEQFTEVYLVKFKKLQCARVAKKKMDERSFFGSLLHVCYAPEFETVQETREKLQDRRKYIAKATNQRDCFVLKKVEGPKKTASKNSEHDCSWSTSGSSIAMNWDPSCFASSPGVSHNTAYPSGNQNQSLLTSPHYDNNCTEISGYFGQNTSLTPSVHPGVYTPPASLMQQRMVPACNGIDRFMPRTTHLQERKRKREEGNKFSLIGTSEDNTEVVIGPQLPEIPKVDMDDESLNTSATLIRNKLKEVADSVSTSVEKPESSSAKPVVKQRRRI
- the RBM48 gene encoding RNA-binding protein 48 isoform X1, which translates into the protein MGAARRGGRWEDGGRQQRWPGRSVPAPRAAGSLRVARQVPRGVAAARREGAGEGRCRAEPLRVYTINLESRYLLIQGVPALGVMKELVEQFALYGAIEEYHALDEYPAEQFTEVYLVKFKKLQCARVAKKKMDERSFFGSLLHVCYAPEFETVQETREKLQDRRKYIAKATNQRDCFVLKKVEGPKKTASKNSEHDCSWSTSGSSIAMNWDPSCFASSPGVSHNTAYPSGNQNQSLLTSPHYDNNCTEISGYFGQNTSLTPSVHPGVYTPPASLMQQRMVPACNGIDRFMPRTTHLQERKRKREEGNKFSLIGTSEDNTEVVIGPQLPEIPKVDMDDESLNTSATLIRNKLKEVADSVSTSVEKPESSSAKPVVKQRRRI
- the RBM48 gene encoding RNA-binding protein 48 isoform X2, which translates into the protein MAAGSSGGPGAPCRHHAQLGACESRAKYREGWRPRAVKVYTINLESRYLLIQGVPALGVMKELVEQFALYGAIEEYHALDEYPAEQFTEVYLVKFKKLQCARVAKKKMDERSFFGSLLHVCYAPEFETVQETREKLQDRRKYIAKATNQRDCFVLKKVEGPKKTASKNSEHDCSWSTSGSSIAMNWDPSCFASSPGVSHNTAYPSGNQNQSLLTSPHYDNNCTEISGYFGQNTSLTPSVHPGVYTPPASLMQQRMVPACNGIDRFMPRTTHLQERKRKREEGNKFSLIGTSEDNTEVVIGPQLPEIPKVDMDDESLNTSATLIRNKLKEVADSVSTSVEKPESSSAKPVVKQRRRI
- the RBM48 gene encoding RNA-binding protein 48 isoform X4, yielding MGTAGETVWMSQVWKKPYWNLLFLDKKEVYTINLESRYLLIQGVPALGVMKELVEQFALYGAIEEYHALDEYPAEQFTEVYLVKFKKLQCARVAKKKMDERSFFGSLLHVCYAPEFETVQETREKLQDRRKYIAKATNQRDCFVLKKVEGPKKTASKNSEHDCSWSTSGSSIAMNWDPSCFASSPGVSHNTAYPSGNQNQSLLTSPHYDNNCTEISGYFGQNTSLTPSVHPGVYTPPASLMQQRMVPACNGIDRFMPRTTHLQERKRKREEGNKFSLIGTSEDNTEVVIGPQLPEIPKVDMDDESLNTSATLIRNKLKEVADSVSTSVEKPESSSAKPVVKQRRRI
- the RBM48 gene encoding RNA-binding protein 48 isoform X5, coding for MKELVEQFALYGAIEEYHALDEYPAEQFTEVYLVKFKKLQCARVAKKKMDERSFFGSLLHVCYAPEFETVQETREKLQDRRKYIAKATNQRDCFVLKKVEGPKKTASKNSEHDCSWSTSGSSIAMNWDPSCFASSPGVSHNTAYPSGNQNQSLLTSPHYDNNCTEISGYFGQNTSLTPSVHPGVYTPPASLMQQRMVPACNGIDRFMPRTTHLQERKRKREEGNKFSLIGTSEDNTEVVIGPQLPEIPKVDMDDESLNTSATLIRNKLKEVADSVSTSVEKPESSSAKPVVKQRRRI